Proteins co-encoded in one Bacillus paramycoides genomic window:
- a CDS encoding gamma carbonic anhydrase: MIYPYKEKNPKIASSAFIADYVTITGDVSVGEESSIWFNTVIRGDVSPTIIGDRVNVQDQCTLHQSPQYPLILEDDVTIGHQVILHSCHIKKDALIGMGSIILDGAEIGEGAFIGAGSLVSQGKKIPPNTLAFGRPAKVIRELTEEDRKDMERIRTQYVEKGQYYKSLQK, translated from the coding sequence ATGATATATCCTTACAAAGAAAAAAATCCGAAAATTGCGAGTAGTGCTTTTATCGCTGACTATGTTACGATTACAGGCGATGTTTCCGTTGGCGAAGAATCAAGTATTTGGTTTAATACAGTCATACGCGGTGATGTGTCACCAACAATCATTGGAGATCGAGTAAATGTACAAGACCAATGTACACTCCACCAAAGCCCACAATATCCTCTTATTTTAGAAGACGACGTTACAATTGGGCATCAAGTTATTTTACATAGCTGCCATATTAAAAAAGATGCTTTAATTGGAATGGGATCTATTATATTAGATGGTGCTGAAATTGGCGAAGGAGCTTTTATCGGCGCTGGAAGCCTCGTTTCACAAGGAAAGAAAATCCCGCCAAACACGTTAGCCTTCGGTCGCCCAGCGAAAGTCATTCGTGAATTAACAGAGGAAGACCGTAAAGACATGGAGCGAATTCGCACACAATATGTTGAAAAAGGTCAGTATTATAAATCATTACAGAAGTAA
- a CDS encoding phosphatase PAP2 family protein translates to MKASGLYKIECYIFKGINRYFDQKTLNIFFSNITHIGGATFSIALTLFFLIFAKGTLHQAAIATAISLAISHIPVQILKRWYPRKRPYLTIQDAKYPVHPLKDHSFPSGHTTAVFSVLIPFICYNPSLFVFLLPLALCVGISRIYLGLHYPSDVFVGMCLGTCSGIISFYQVIPLFT, encoded by the coding sequence ATGAAGGCCAGCGGACTATATAAAATAGAATGTTACATTTTCAAGGGAATTAACCGATACTTTGATCAAAAAACATTAAATATCTTTTTCAGCAATATTACTCATATAGGTGGTGCTACTTTCTCAATCGCACTCACACTTTTCTTTTTAATTTTCGCAAAAGGGACTTTGCATCAAGCTGCAATTGCAACTGCTATTTCGTTAGCAATTAGCCATATTCCTGTGCAAATATTAAAAAGATGGTATCCACGAAAACGTCCTTATTTAACAATTCAGGATGCGAAATATCCAGTCCATCCATTAAAAGACCACTCTTTCCCGTCTGGTCATACAACAGCCGTTTTCTCTGTCCTTATTCCATTTATTTGCTATAATCCAAGTTTATTTGTTTTTTTATTACCGTTAGCATTATGCGTCGGTATTTCGCGCATTTATTTAGGGCTTCACTATCCATCTGATGTATTTGTCGGTATGTGCCTCGGCACTTGCTCTGGCATCATCTCTTTTTATCAAGTCATCCCACTTTTCACATAA
- a CDS encoding ABC transporter ATP-binding protein produces the protein MLVELRGIQKKYGKSLILDNIDLSIPEGEALAIIGGNGTGKSTLLKIIAGFISPTAGTLQRKEHIQIGYVPEHFPEGIRFTLEDYLYHLGHIHGLSTKYLKDKIPMLLESFHLHHARHSVVRNFSKGMKQKTGIMQALLTDVHLLILDEPLSGLDPNSQQELENILLSLKQQGISILFTCHEKQLLENFADRIVTLANHTLTEDISVQKAAEQVYIEAIVHETFSAIELRKQLGFIHVTHNSNQNLIQLQIEKEYTNEMLHFLLHKKASITLLQPNF, from the coding sequence TTGCTAGTAGAACTAAGGGGAATTCAAAAGAAGTACGGCAAATCACTTATACTAGACAACATCGATTTATCCATTCCAGAAGGAGAGGCACTCGCTATTATTGGCGGGAACGGGACCGGAAAAAGTACTCTACTCAAAATAATTGCAGGTTTTATTTCACCTACAGCAGGGACACTTCAAAGAAAAGAACATATACAAATCGGCTATGTACCTGAACATTTTCCTGAAGGGATTCGTTTTACATTAGAGGATTATCTATATCATCTCGGCCACATTCACGGTTTATCAACAAAATATTTAAAAGATAAAATTCCAATGCTTCTTGAGTCTTTCCATTTACATCATGCAAGGCATTCCGTTGTACGAAACTTTTCAAAAGGTATGAAACAAAAAACAGGTATTATGCAAGCATTGCTTACAGACGTCCATCTATTAATTTTAGATGAACCTCTTTCTGGACTTGATCCTAACTCTCAGCAAGAATTAGAAAATATTTTACTCTCATTAAAACAACAAGGCATATCTATCCTCTTCACATGTCATGAAAAACAACTACTTGAAAACTTCGCCGATAGAATTGTGACGTTAGCAAATCATACACTCACGGAAGATATCTCTGTGCAAAAGGCGGCAGAACAAGTCTATATTGAAGCAATCGTTCACGAAACATTTTCAGCGATAGAACTACGGAAACAATTAGGTTTTATACACGTTACACACAATTCAAATCAAAACCTTATTCAATTACAAATCGAAAAAGAATATACAAACGAAATGCTTCATTTTTTATTACATAAAAAAGCATCTATCACACTGCTACAACCTAACTTTTAA
- a CDS encoding PepSY-associated TM helix domain-containing protein, with protein MKVNRSLHYIFWRWHFYAGLFITPLLITLSLSGIGYLFREEVEDFIYKDLYFGKSTQTESISMADSISLTEKKYPHYSVAKISEFNGDYNTRITIANEYTGQQKYVYLDSNNQIVGDQNASETFANIMRELHSSLLIGGTVVNYIVELAACWTIFLIVTGVYMSIRQFKNKPASNKREKAKQRHSIIGIIFTIPLVLLVASGLPWSGFMGNQIYKIASSNESIGYPKLYMTPPESKVKELPWATRKEAPPESNSNEPKAISVDELQKEIGLKKPYVISLPADPKGVFTVSKSSGSGITGMDVAPNEEITAYFDQYSGKLISKTDYRDYGLFAQWFTYGIPLHEGHLFGWPNKILCLLTTLSLLLLIYYGVKMWLARKPKGKLAAPPKQRDKKSIIVFFIMMVILGAVMPLFGLSVLVIFAIELLIYVFSKIRS; from the coding sequence ATGAAAGTAAATCGTTCGCTTCATTACATTTTTTGGCGTTGGCATTTTTATGCTGGGCTTTTTATTACACCGCTTCTTATTACGTTGTCACTGAGCGGAATTGGGTATTTATTTCGGGAAGAGGTTGAAGATTTCATCTATAAAGATTTATATTTCGGGAAGAGCACCCAAACAGAGTCTATTTCGATGGCTGATTCTATTTCCTTAACCGAGAAAAAATATCCACATTATAGTGTGGCGAAAATTAGTGAGTTTAATGGGGATTATAATACGAGGATTACGATTGCAAATGAATATACAGGGCAACAAAAATATGTGTATTTAGATAGCAATAATCAAATTGTTGGAGATCAAAATGCAAGTGAAACATTTGCGAATATAATGAGGGAATTACATAGTTCTCTTTTAATTGGTGGCACTGTTGTTAACTATATTGTAGAGCTTGCGGCTTGCTGGACAATCTTTTTAATTGTAACTGGGGTGTATATGAGTATACGCCAGTTCAAAAACAAACCGGCATCCAATAAACGAGAAAAAGCAAAACAACGTCATTCTATTATCGGTATTATATTTACAATTCCACTCGTTTTGTTAGTCGCATCTGGATTGCCATGGTCAGGATTTATGGGTAACCAAATTTATAAAATCGCATCGTCGAATGAATCGATTGGATATCCAAAGTTGTATATGACACCGCCTGAATCAAAGGTAAAAGAATTGCCATGGGCAACTAGAAAAGAAGCTCCTCCTGAATCAAATTCAAATGAGCCAAAAGCAATTTCTGTCGATGAATTACAAAAAGAAATTGGACTAAAGAAGCCATACGTTATCTCACTACCAGCTGATCCGAAAGGTGTATTCACTGTTTCGAAATCGAGCGGTTCTGGTATTACGGGCATGGATGTGGCACCAAATGAAGAAATAACAGCTTACTTTGATCAATATAGCGGAAAACTCATTTCAAAAACGGACTATCGTGATTATGGCTTATTTGCACAATGGTTCACTTACGGTATCCCGCTTCACGAAGGTCATTTATTCGGATGGCCAAATAAAATATTATGCTTACTAACGACATTATCTTTATTACTTCTTATTTATTACGGAGTAAAAATGTGGTTAGCTAGAAAGCCGAAAGGAAAATTAGCAGCACCACCAAAGCAAAGAGATAAGAAAAGCATAATCGTTTTCTTTATCATGATGGTTATACTAGGCGCTGTCATGCCTTTATTCGGACTATCTGTTTTAGTTATTTTTGCGATTGAACTTCTTATATATGTATTTTCAAAAATACGATCGTAA
- a CDS encoding DUF418 domain-containing protein, giving the protein MGNNMTNKRIDELDYIRGFALLGIILVNILALLNIKTPDPNTVDASYQRFLYLFVEGRFFSIFSFLFGVGFYIFITRAIAKGKNGYVLFLRRVVALFIFGLIHQMFQPGEALALYAICGLIVLPFYKAKKEVNVVIGLILTIAFSIMAAKELLPLGLILLGLAAGQYKVFENLSAKIKQVAIFTDIMFVLSVAALWYQYGHVPAEPFVNMMLMNEDGTMDAAGQFLKIGVTVGPIISAFYVGAFILLLRLKPVQTLLAPLKYYGRMALTNYIGQTAMILIAGSVCNFAGNLTYMQTLYVCIAIYVIQIVFSVIWMKIFKMGPLEWIWRVITYWTVTPLKK; this is encoded by the coding sequence ATGGGGAACAATATGACAAACAAACGAATTGATGAGCTAGATTACATTCGTGGCTTCGCATTACTGGGGATTATTTTAGTAAATATTCTAGCACTACTTAATATTAAAACACCAGATCCTAATACAGTAGATGCTAGTTATCAAAGGTTTCTATACTTATTTGTAGAAGGTCGTTTCTTCTCGATTTTTTCATTCTTATTTGGAGTAGGATTCTACATCTTCATTACAAGGGCAATTGCGAAAGGGAAGAATGGATACGTTCTATTTCTCCGCCGCGTAGTTGCGCTATTTATTTTTGGGTTAATTCATCAAATGTTTCAGCCTGGAGAAGCATTAGCGTTATACGCAATTTGTGGATTAATCGTTTTACCGTTTTATAAAGCGAAAAAAGAAGTGAATGTAGTAATTGGTCTTATTCTTACAATAGCTTTTAGTATTATGGCAGCTAAGGAATTATTACCATTAGGTTTAATTTTATTAGGTCTTGCTGCGGGGCAGTATAAAGTATTTGAAAATCTTTCAGCAAAAATCAAACAAGTCGCTATTTTTACAGACATTATGTTTGTTTTAAGTGTTGCAGCGTTATGGTATCAATATGGGCATGTTCCTGCTGAGCCATTCGTAAATATGATGCTCATGAATGAGGATGGAACAATGGACGCTGCAGGTCAGTTCTTGAAAATTGGTGTTACAGTTGGACCTATCATTTCAGCTTTCTATGTCGGAGCATTCATTTTACTACTTCGATTAAAACCAGTTCAAACATTGTTAGCGCCACTGAAATATTACGGTCGTATGGCTTTAACGAATTATATTGGACAAACTGCAATGATCTTAATTGCCGGTAGTGTATGTAACTTTGCAGGTAACTTAACGTACATGCAGACGTTATATGTATGTATCGCAATTTATGTTATTCAAATTGTGTTTAGTGTAATTTGGATGAAAATCTTTAAAATGGGTCCGCTAGAATGGATTTGGCGTGTTATTACGTATTGGACGGTAACCCCTTTAAAGAAATAA
- a CDS encoding YtzC family protein: MAERQSLESYITQAEQAVEYAKEQLDLGMRQEHYNTMEYSDAQLQLEQAYNDLQTMQQHANDEQREQLNRARMAIRQLQHQMIITPH, translated from the coding sequence ATGGCAGAGCGTCAATCACTTGAATCGTATATTACACAAGCGGAACAAGCGGTGGAATATGCGAAAGAACAATTAGATCTTGGTATGAGACAAGAGCATTACAATACGATGGAGTATTCAGATGCACAGTTACAATTAGAACAAGCATATAACGATTTACAAACGATGCAACAACATGCGAATGATGAGCAACGTGAGCAATTAAATAGAGCACGTATGGCAATTCGCCAATTGCAACATCAAATGATTATTACACCGCACTAA
- a CDS encoding ABC transporter permease, translated as MFALIRYHFLDYTKSYKYVPPIAMYFVSLLFVYTYKPTPIVPTYLETALALYLLSAWITVTIFHTEDPVQEQITISHTNNISALYVGKYITTLLICTVLSFISVIYPIILQMFNEKMAVSLFLVGFLAHMSFSILGISIATLFTRNMIPKASTAWLSLTFILLITIASIRFKKELLWFLPPVESFLMLAQYKYNILTHTLWLTAWAIAYSFLLLTLFLFIVRKKRF; from the coding sequence ATGTTTGCTCTTATTCGTTATCACTTTCTCGACTATACAAAATCGTATAAGTACGTCCCTCCTATTGCGATGTACTTTGTGAGCTTACTTTTTGTATATACATATAAACCGACTCCTATTGTGCCGACATACTTAGAAACGGCACTCGCACTTTATTTATTATCTGCCTGGATTACAGTCACAATTTTTCATACGGAAGACCCTGTACAAGAACAAATTACTATTTCTCACACAAATAATATTTCCGCACTATATGTGGGTAAATATATTACCACTCTTCTCATTTGTACTGTGTTATCTTTTATATCTGTAATCTATCCAATTATTTTGCAAATGTTTAATGAAAAAATGGCAGTTTCTTTATTTTTAGTCGGATTTCTCGCTCATATGTCTTTCTCTATACTTGGAATTTCAATCGCAACTTTATTTACTAGAAATATGATTCCAAAAGCAAGCACCGCTTGGCTTAGCCTTACATTCATATTACTTATAACGATCGCCTCCATCCGATTTAAAAAAGAGTTACTATGGTTTTTACCACCTGTCGAAAGCTTTCTAATGCTTGCTCAATACAAATATAATATACTGACTCACACGCTATGGCTCACAGCTTGGGCTATCGCATATTCATTTTTATTACTTACTTTATTTCTTTTTATCGTTCGCAAAAAACGTTTTTAA
- a CDS encoding tetraprenyl-beta-curcumene synthase family protein has protein sequence MNVPSNPITLMAKVYRDVFPVVHHELAMWKERAYHIPNDELHSQAIASIEHKTFHCEGGGILSLLANEHREECIRFIVAYQTISDYLDNLCDRSTSLDPNDFAALHESMLMALSPEVEGGGNYYRYRDDQDDGGYLDELVETCQDVLKKTKHYDKIAPILHELACYYCDLQIHKHVKLEEREPRLQTWFEAHKENLPEMSWFEFSACAGSTLGIFCLVAYAFHDELHDEDIAKIRQGYFPYVQGLHILLDYFIDQEEDRIGGDLNFCSYYENEQVILDRMKHFVEEAEKSIGDLPHAKFHRLISRGLLGIYLSDQKVSAQKNMHKMARRIVKYGGLTSRFFYWNGKMYRKKTAQ, from the coding sequence GTGAACGTACCGAGTAATCCCATAACGCTCATGGCGAAAGTATACCGTGATGTGTTTCCGGTTGTACACCATGAGCTAGCGATGTGGAAAGAGCGTGCCTACCATATTCCGAATGATGAGCTTCATAGTCAGGCAATCGCAAGTATTGAGCATAAAACGTTTCATTGCGAAGGCGGTGGCATTTTATCACTATTAGCAAATGAACACCGAGAGGAATGTATTCGTTTTATCGTAGCGTATCAAACGATCAGCGATTATTTAGATAATTTATGTGATCGTAGTACATCACTTGATCCGAATGATTTTGCTGCACTGCATGAATCTATGTTAATGGCATTATCGCCTGAAGTAGAAGGTGGCGGTAATTATTATCGTTATCGTGATGATCAAGATGATGGTGGTTATTTAGATGAACTTGTTGAAACATGCCAAGATGTTTTAAAGAAAACGAAGCACTATGACAAAATTGCTCCTATTCTTCATGAACTTGCTTGTTATTATTGTGATTTACAAATTCATAAACATGTAAAATTAGAAGAAAGAGAACCACGATTACAAACGTGGTTTGAAGCACATAAAGAAAACTTACCTGAGATGAGTTGGTTTGAATTTTCAGCATGTGCTGGTTCTACTCTTGGAATCTTCTGTCTTGTCGCATATGCCTTTCATGATGAATTACATGATGAAGATATTGCGAAAATTAGACAAGGATATTTTCCTTACGTACAAGGACTCCATATCTTACTTGATTATTTCATTGATCAAGAAGAAGACCGCATCGGCGGGGATTTGAATTTTTGTAGTTATTACGAAAACGAGCAAGTGATATTAGATCGTATGAAACATTTTGTAGAAGAAGCAGAGAAGAGCATTGGTGATTTGCCTCATGCGAAGTTTCATCGCCTTATAAGCCGAGGATTACTTGGTATTTATTTATCAGATCAAAAAGTATCAGCACAAAAGAATATGCACAAAATGGCACGGCGCATTGTAAAATATGGAGGCCTCACTTCACGATTCTTCTATTGGAACGGGAAGATGTACCGAAAGAAAACGGCGCAGTGA
- a CDS encoding class I SAM-dependent methyltransferase, translating to MKLERVLPFARTLLQTAVKEGDYAVDATLGNGHDTCFLAEIVGDNGKVFGFDIQKEAIESSTTRLKEKKLFERTVLVHDSHDTLLSLLPEDAKGKVTGAIFNLGYLPGGDKHIVTKPNSTISAIEQLLEVMAPEGIIVLVIYHGHPEGQVERDAVLKFAEELDQKQAHVLRYGFINQQNNPPFIVAIEKR from the coding sequence ATGAAATTAGAACGTGTATTACCGTTTGCTCGTACTCTCTTGCAAACAGCAGTAAAAGAAGGCGATTATGCTGTAGATGCAACTTTAGGAAACGGGCATGACACTTGCTTCCTAGCTGAAATCGTTGGAGATAACGGAAAAGTATTTGGATTTGATATTCAAAAAGAGGCGATTGAAAGCTCAACAACTCGTCTAAAAGAAAAAAAACTTTTCGAACGTACTGTTTTAGTTCACGATAGTCACGATACACTTCTATCCTTATTACCAGAAGATGCAAAAGGAAAAGTAACAGGCGCAATTTTCAACTTAGGTTACCTTCCAGGCGGAGACAAGCATATCGTTACAAAACCGAACTCAACAATTTCGGCAATTGAACAATTACTAGAAGTAATGGCACCTGAAGGAATCATCGTCCTTGTCATTTACCACGGACACCCAGAAGGACAAGTAGAACGCGACGCTGTTCTCAAATTTGCAGAAGAACTAGACCAAAAACAAGCTCACGTATTGCGATATGGCTTCATTAACCAGCAAAATAACCCGCCATTTATTGTGGCGATTGAGAAGCGCTAA
- a CDS encoding TIGR01212 family radical SAM protein (This family includes YhcC from E. coli K-12, an uncharacterized radical SAM protein.): MKVQNPFSYTNDNKRYHTWNYHLRNEFGEKIFKVSLDAGFDCPNRDGTVAYGGCTFCSAAGSGDFAGDRRDDVITQYHEMKEKMRSKWKDGKCIAYFQAYTNTHAPLEVLKEKFEPLLAEKDVVGLSIATRPDCLPDHVVEYLADLNKRTYLWVELGLQTVHERTANLINRAHDYQSYVEGVNKLRKHGIRVCSHIINGLPLEDYDMMMETAREVAKLDVQGIKIHLLHLLKGTPMVKQYEKGQLEFLSLEDYVSLVVDQLEMIPEDVIVHRITGDGPPDLMIGPMWSLNKWEVLNSIDAEFVRRGSWQGKYANEEKQQ; the protein is encoded by the coding sequence ATGAAGGTTCAAAACCCTTTTTCATATACAAACGACAATAAACGTTATCATACATGGAATTACCATTTACGAAATGAATTTGGTGAAAAAATCTTTAAAGTTTCATTAGATGCTGGCTTCGATTGTCCGAACCGTGACGGTACAGTTGCTTACGGCGGTTGTACATTTTGCAGTGCCGCCGGATCTGGTGACTTCGCTGGTGATCGCCGCGATGATGTTATAACGCAATATCATGAAATGAAAGAAAAAATGCGCTCAAAGTGGAAAGACGGAAAATGTATCGCTTATTTCCAAGCGTACACAAATACACATGCACCACTTGAAGTATTAAAAGAAAAATTCGAACCGCTTCTAGCAGAAAAAGACGTTGTCGGTCTTTCTATCGCCACTCGTCCTGATTGTTTGCCAGATCATGTTGTTGAATATTTAGCGGACTTAAATAAACGCACATACCTTTGGGTTGAACTCGGATTACAAACTGTTCACGAACGAACTGCAAACCTTATTAATCGCGCTCACGATTACCAGTCTTACGTGGAAGGCGTAAATAAACTACGTAAGCATGGCATTAGAGTTTGCTCTCATATTATTAACGGTCTTCCCCTTGAAGATTACGACATGATGATGGAAACAGCTCGTGAAGTAGCGAAGCTTGACGTACAAGGAATTAAAATTCATTTACTTCATTTATTAAAAGGAACGCCAATGGTGAAGCAATATGAAAAAGGACAACTAGAATTCCTTTCTCTTGAGGATTACGTAAGTCTCGTTGTTGACCAACTTGAAATGATTCCAGAAGACGTAATTGTGCACCGCATCACAGGTGACGGGCCGCCTGATTTAATGATCGGCCCAATGTGGAGCTTAAATAAATGGGAAGTATTAAATTCCATCGATGCAGAATTTGTACGCCGCGGAAGCTGGCAAGGAAAATATGCAAATGAGGAGAAACAACAATGA
- a CDS encoding aspartate/glutamate racemase family protein, with the protein MIGILAGMGPKSTGPFVDTVVAGCQTIYGAKHDMDFPHMMIYSCPTPFYMDRPIDHEAMKKAIIEGAQKLESTGAEFIAIPCNTAHLYFEELQHSLSIPILNIVDETLQAIPENINRVALLATEATIQTGIYQDGIAKRNIEYIHYEKWQTMINQIITYIKSGEVEEAHKLWSALVVQLKDEVDTAIIACTDLNVVAGEDFVDSAQCLAEAVVRMYVSNTKRSS; encoded by the coding sequence ATGATCGGAATACTAGCAGGAATGGGGCCAAAATCAACTGGACCATTCGTCGATACAGTTGTAGCAGGGTGCCAAACAATATACGGGGCAAAACATGATATGGACTTTCCTCATATGATGATTTATTCATGTCCAACACCGTTTTATATGGATCGCCCTATTGATCACGAAGCGATGAAAAAAGCGATTATTGAAGGAGCACAAAAACTTGAAAGTACTGGCGCAGAATTTATCGCTATACCGTGCAATACGGCGCATCTTTATTTTGAGGAATTACAGCATTCTCTTTCCATTCCGATTTTAAATATCGTCGATGAGACGTTACAAGCAATTCCTGAAAATATAAACAGAGTCGCTCTTCTCGCAACAGAAGCGACAATTCAAACTGGTATTTATCAAGACGGGATTGCAAAACGGAATATAGAATACATTCATTATGAAAAATGGCAAACGATGATTAATCAAATTATTACGTATATTAAAAGCGGAGAAGTTGAAGAAGCTCACAAATTATGGAGCGCGCTCGTTGTGCAGTTGAAAGATGAAGTAGATACCGCAATTATCGCATGTACTGATTTGAATGTGGTGGCGGGCGAGGATTTTGTTGATTCCGCTCAATGTCTTGCTGAGGCGGTTGTTAGGATGTATGTATCAAATACAAAGAGATCTTCGTAA
- a CDS encoding ABC transporter ATP-binding protein: MTKPVVDVKNVQKVYGKKGENQSHALKGVSFSIQEGEFVGIMGPSGSGKTTLLNVISTLDKATGGVVEIAGTDITKMKQGELSDFRSQKLGFIFQDFNLLENLSIYENIALPLSLQGVSSRNIGPKVEKVAEMLGITEILQKYPSEVSGGQKQRSAAARALVHEPAIILGDEPTGALDSKNAASLLDAMTNLNKEQGVSIMMVTHDPYSASYCQRILFIQDGELYKEIHRGGTREEFYKEILDVLADLGTQKA, encoded by the coding sequence ATGACGAAACCAGTTGTAGACGTGAAAAACGTTCAAAAAGTGTACGGTAAAAAAGGTGAGAACCAATCACACGCGTTAAAAGGTGTTTCATTCTCAATTCAAGAGGGTGAGTTTGTTGGGATTATGGGACCATCTGGTTCTGGTAAAACGACATTATTAAATGTAATTTCAACGCTTGATAAAGCAACGGGCGGCGTTGTTGAAATTGCGGGTACGGATATTACGAAAATGAAACAAGGTGAGCTTTCTGATTTTCGTTCACAAAAATTAGGATTCATCTTCCAAGACTTTAACTTATTAGAGAACTTATCTATTTATGAAAACATCGCACTTCCACTTTCCTTGCAAGGTGTTTCATCACGTAACATTGGACCGAAAGTTGAGAAGGTAGCGGAGATGTTAGGAATTACAGAAATACTTCAAAAGTACCCATCTGAAGTATCTGGTGGACAGAAACAACGTTCAGCAGCAGCGCGTGCTTTAGTACATGAGCCAGCAATTATTTTAGGGGACGAGCCAACAGGAGCGCTTGATTCTAAAAATGCAGCGAGTTTACTTGATGCGATGACAAACTTAAATAAAGAGCAAGGCGTATCTATTATGATGGTTACACATGATCCGTATAGTGCAAGTTACTGTCAGCGTATTTTATTCATTCAAGATGGTGAGCTATATAAAGAAATTCATCGAGGCGGTACACGCGAAGAGTTTTATAAAGAAATTTTAGATGTGCTGGCAGACTTAGGCACACAAAAAGCATAA
- a CDS encoding alpha/beta hydrolase, producing MWNYEAEEAKAVIVIVHGAMEYHGRYEAVAEMWNHNGYHVVMGDLPSHGTTSRNRGHIDSFDEYIEEVKLWVKEARKYRLPIFIFGHSMGGLIVIRMMQETKREDVDGIILSSPCLGVLAGPSAPLQAASKILNIIAPKLQFATNLTVEMSTRNHEVRDAMENDSLFLRKVSVRWYSELIKSIEIAHKKIDDFPDVPLLLMQACEDKLVDKTRVRTWFDNVKISDKAFKEWPNCYHELLNEYERDEILNYIQSFTEIRINNIIETNK from the coding sequence ATGTGGAATTATGAAGCGGAGGAAGCAAAGGCTGTAATCGTTATTGTGCACGGCGCGATGGAATATCACGGACGTTACGAAGCTGTTGCGGAAATGTGGAATCATAACGGCTACCACGTTGTGATGGGAGACCTTCCGTCACATGGAACGACTTCAAGAAATAGAGGACATATTGATTCATTTGATGAATACATAGAGGAAGTTAAATTATGGGTGAAAGAGGCAAGAAAGTATAGGTTACCTATTTTTATATTCGGTCATAGTATGGGTGGTCTTATCGTTATTCGTATGATGCAAGAAACGAAGAGAGAAGATGTAGACGGCATTATTTTAAGTTCACCATGTTTAGGCGTATTGGCTGGACCTTCAGCACCACTTCAAGCTGCCTCAAAAATATTAAATATTATCGCTCCAAAATTGCAATTTGCAACGAATCTTACAGTGGAAATGTCAACTCGTAATCATGAAGTTAGGGACGCGATGGAGAATGATTCATTGTTCTTGCGCAAAGTATCAGTACGTTGGTATAGTGAATTGATTAAGTCTATTGAAATTGCTCATAAGAAAATAGATGATTTTCCAGACGTTCCACTCTTGCTAATGCAAGCTTGTGAGGATAAACTTGTAGATAAAACACGTGTCCGCACTTGGTTTGATAATGTTAAAATAAGTGATAAGGCTTTTAAAGAATGGCCGAATTGTTATCACGAGTTATTAAATGAGTATGAGCGTGATGAAATTTTGAATTATATTCAGTCATTTACTGAAATACGCATCAATAACATAATAGAAACAAACAAATAA